The nucleotide sequence CACCCTGGCCGTCGACGTGATGCACGACGCGTCGTTCCCGGTCTGGTGGTGGTTCGTCTCCCCCGGCGACGCCACTCCGGCCCAGGGGTTCTTCACGGCGACGGACTGGGGTGACGCCTTCGGGGTCTGCCTGTTCGGCGTTGCGACACTGGTCGTCTTGGTGCTGATCACGCCGGCGTTGGCCTGGTTGCAGGAGTGGCCGGCCAAGCGGCTGCTGGCGCCTCACCGGGGGACCGACCTCGCGCTGCGCGTCGCCGAGCTGACCGCCACGCGCGCGGCCGCGCTGGACGCCCACGCCGTCGAACTGCGGCGGATCGAACGGTCGCTGCACGACGGGACGCAGAACCGGCTGGTCGCGGTGAACGTGCTGCTCGGTGCGGCGAAGCGGGCGTTGACGCGGGATCCCGCCGCGGCCGAGGAGATCCTCGATCGCGCCCAGGACGCCGCCGAGCAGGCGCTCGCCGAACTGCGCGGGGTGGTGCGCAGTATCCTCCCGCCGGTGCTGACCGAACGCAGCCTTCCCGACGCGCTCAGCGCGCTGGCCGCCGACTGCCCGGTGGCCTGCCGGATCGACGCCGAGCTGCCCGGCAGGCCGGCCGTCTCGGTCCAGGTGACGGCCTACTTCGTGGTCGCCGAGGCGCTCACGAACGTCGCCAAGCACAGCGGGGCGAGCACGGCGACGATCCGGCTCCGCCGCGAGCGGGACCGGGTGCACGTGGAGGTCACCGACGACGGCCGCGGCGGGGCGCACGAGGACAGCGGGTCCGGGCTGACCGGCATCCGGCGCCGGGTCGAAGCCCACGACGGGTCGTTCGCACTGGCCAGCCCGGCCGGCGGCCCGACGACCCTGAGGGTGAGCCTGCCGTGCGGATCGTGATCGCCGAGGACGACCTGCTGCTGCGCGAGGGGGTCGCGATGCTGCTGCGCGCCGAGGGCGTCGACGTGCGGGCGGCGGTGGCCAACGCCGACGACTTCCTCGCCGCCGTGGACGAACACGCGCCGGATCTGGCCATTGTGGACGTCCGGATGCCGCCGACGCACACGGACGAGGGCATCGTCGCGGCCGTCGAGGCCCGCCGGCGGCAACCCGGCCTCGCGGTGCTGGTGCTTTCCGCGTACGTCGAGCAGGCGTTCGCCACGGAGCTGTTCTCCGACGGCGGCGCCGGGCTCGGCTACCTGCTGAAGGAACGCGTCGGCCGCGTCGAAGAGTTCTTGGAAGCCCTGCACCGGGTCGTGGACGGCGGTACGGCCATCGACCCGGAGGTGGTCGCCCAGCTGCTGACGCGCAGCCGCCCGGACAGCCGGCTCGAGCGCCTCAGCGCCCGGGAACGCGAAGTACTGGCGCTGATGGCGGAGGGCCTGGGCAACGGCGCGATCGCCGAACGGCTCGTCGTGACCGACGGCGCGGTGCACAAGCACATCCGCAGCATCTTCGCGAAGCTCGACCTCGCGCCGGCCGACCGGGCGGACCGGCGGGTGACCGCGGTGCTGCACTACCTGCGGGACACCGCCGGCCGCGGGCCGGTCA is from Amycolatopsis mediterranei and encodes:
- a CDS encoding sensor histidine kinase; the encoded protein is MATEDARRRHPVARARAALDALERLVGGMGTAILAVAALLWLLGSAVLCLAGIGLLLVPLGLRLLRVVADRERARLDILPPPPVPRGLRAALADVTVRRELGWLGCHSTFGLLLSLISLTLAVDVMHDASFPVWWWFVSPGDATPAQGFFTATDWGDAFGVCLFGVATLVVLVLITPALAWLQEWPAKRLLAPHRGTDLALRVAELTATRAAALDAHAVELRRIERSLHDGTQNRLVAVNVLLGAAKRALTRDPAAAEEILDRAQDAAEQALAELRGVVRSILPPVLTERSLPDALSALAADCPVACRIDAELPGRPAVSVQVTAYFVVAEALTNVAKHSGASTATIRLRRERDRVHVEVTDDGRGGAHEDSGSGLTGIRRRVEAHDGSFALASPAGGPTTLRVSLPCGS
- a CDS encoding response regulator transcription factor translates to MRIVIAEDDLLLREGVAMLLRAEGVDVRAAVANADDFLAAVDEHAPDLAIVDVRMPPTHTDEGIVAAVEARRRQPGLAVLVLSAYVEQAFATELFSDGGAGLGYLLKERVGRVEEFLEALHRVVDGGTAIDPEVVAQLLTRSRPDSRLERLSAREREVLALMAEGLGNGAIAERLVVTDGAVHKHIRSIFAKLDLAPADRADRRVTAVLHYLRDTAGRGPVRR